The Gossypium arboreum isolate Shixiya-1 chromosome 6, ASM2569848v2, whole genome shotgun sequence DNA window caataTGTCTTTTCGTATTACGATCTGACTATGTAATagcacttagtattagttaaatgcTAGATAATTAGTGAGCCAATATTTTCTTCCATTATATTTTGCGTGCAAAAATTGTTGAGgataatacataaatattaatgtaatcaataaatattttatttaaccaatttgtttgaaaaatacAAGTATACATAGATGAAAATACTTCACTTAGGGCACTAAATCCTACATGTCTCTCCATTGACCAAGTTACTTAAAAAAATGTAAAGTTTTAATGGatgaatatgtaacaccccgttcccgataccgtcgccggagtcggacacgaggggttctcagaccaactctcatgtgtcacacagactatttttcacatttccagtccagctggcaaactgcgtccctgtcaccttaaaaatcatatctcgagttccagaacttgaaaaccagttccgtaaattttccccgaatttagactcatatatccatccgtggatttatttctaaaatttttggtcgggccaattggtacagtttattagttaaagtcacccctgtttcggggttcgactacactgacctttgcgcattacgacctggatatcatctcgtacagagctccaatgctcatgccgtttgtttctaatgaaactagactcaaaggggaatctatgcatataaggcatgacttctaattgtttctggataatttatggtaaattttcaaagtcgaaacatagaatccagaaaccgttctggccctgtctcacgaaatcttgaatatctcttaaaatacagctcatatggtcgtttcgtttcatccatatgaaaatagacccatcaagcttcgagtacgtaatttttttagcaattaattccacttctactatttttagtgatttttcgatctcatatcactgctgctgtccgcaacagttactgcagtagactatgccaatttcatgaatccttccttagccttactaatcatccatcatacatgacacaaattatggccaccttatcaaaatttaaggtttctaagactcgtggctataggttctagcatcccactcaaacgaccacataggccattttcacatggcttcgttgacggttccgagcacccaaaaggagacgagtccaagaaacctaaaatgggtgacaagaaaacaccgagtgagtttataactcagtaagtcataagcattccacaaccatccattaataaaattatcataaaatgaaataatgaaacaaggccaagtgttccagccataccgaactataccatagttccttagacctttcggatcaatctcataccaagtcatacatttacatttcatatactattcaataggatatttgaagcaatttccatacatcatttcatttccgcaacaatcatgcaatcaaatgaactttcatctattccacgataccttatttacggtaatgcaattgaaatcatcacatagatttaaatcttaccaactccaccccgagcatgaacatagcatctattagccatgaactcaaggtacttactctttccgctgtccatactcatctcgataaagtcacacctccatataaatattcaatcggagatatgtgtagagttcgcacacatagtgcttaatactcaatcacgcacactcagtgccatgtgattcaagcccgcacacatagtgccatatagtccaaactcgcacacttagtgccatacattacaagctcgcacactcggtgccaatctaaatcaccgtacacatctatttctcgcacacttagtgcgaagcaaacttcctacacatttcactatctcttttacgttcaacaatatcatcttttcatacacatacatttgtatatatttcttctcattaaacacaattgcatagatattacaatcatttaagcaatatcaaatacatgcttaatgacttaccttgtattgggtaaaatggttccaactcggctactcgatgttctttcctttgtctttgcttgattctccacctctagcttcttgagcttaatcaataaattaactagtttaaccgtcttgccacatatttatacatgacatcaactataccatcatcattaattcatcaaatcacaaaattttatctcatgaacatttaacacttaacatttaccccatctaggccgactttgctagcacacaagcctttggcgaatgtccttgacctatagtcacccaaaatttctttgttctttaaaattcatccaagaccacattcggcacctccaactaataatttagatactctcaagctcattcacaagtactattatatatcacattaagcattaattattttgcaacatgaattctatagcatggcgaatactcatgcacatacacatataacaacaagaactcaatggcacaaaaatctccttttattaaacattcatctcacttctcttcatgcttcgtcacaacaacattaaaataccaaccaagaaagacaacctccatggcgaacttcatctccatcaaatagcaaagaaatctaagccatgggctaggtaggtttcaaactaacaactaaaacatgcatgaatcttaaggaatgacatcaaacatacctcaatctagttgcaagtatggccaagcttctccaaaccccctctcccttactcacggcaatacaaaaatttgagaaaggatgagcactttttttttgtttttcttgttcaattcacggcaaatgggggcatccatgctcatcattttttttcaattctttaatgctagcttttattttatggcttcctacatacaccactaacctaacatgttggaaacatgttcctttgcccataatcttgtcatggcggccactatccttagggaatggactatttgacatgcaactccatctattttacttcattcttttactaacctcttaaaattagccacatatatttaaatcctttcacatgagtccttttctttcaattcacgttcaatttaactaaatcaaagaattaaaattcacacatgcattttcacatatatttggcatggaataaggtatttaaatgtttttgtgacccagttttgtggtcccgaaaccacttcccgactagggttaaattagggatgtcacagaatAAGTGTTAATAAAGCTTTAGCTTGAAACGCCCAAGAGTAGTGGTGTTGCTTGGAGGGCATATTGTTGCACATTACAATATTTGATGTGTTTAGTTAGAATTCATGTTATTACACTCACCAAAGTATCATTACCATTTATGGCGCTATTGCATATTTTAAGTGTGTTTGGGGTTATGTGTGTATTCATTTCACATTTCCTTGTTTGATTAATAGGGAAAAATTTGAATTGGTATttgaatattaataaaatattacaatTTTTTATGTGATAAGGTTAATAAATCTTGAGGATGATATATATGATGTTAATTACAAAGATTGCATTCATAGTGGTTTCATTGAGGTTATTGATGGGATGTTATATTGTGATTGTTGTTGGATCAATTATATGACTTAATATCAGTTAATGATGTTGTTATTTAgtatgtttttttatttaagaAATGTATTAGATTTTTAGAAAAGTGCCACTAACATTTGAGGAAAGCTTAGCGTGTGGATCATTGTTTCATCCATAGGTTACAGGTAATTTGAGGGTGGACTTTATGTTTGAGTAGCATCAACATTCAAAGTCTCAATACCTATTTTGCTTTTGTAAAACCCTTTACGCTTTCTAGTAAACTATAGCATGTACTTAGGCTTTAGTTGTCTTTgagatactttttttttttggacttaTATGTTGTTTTTGGTTATTTAGCATTAAGATACATATTTTgattttatgttgaaatttctAAAAGTATGCATAAAGTAATATGTTTTTTCATTTTACTAGCATGACAACATTATGAATTTGTATATTACTAAATATGAATTCATATGTTATGTAAATGTTTTAGTTTGATTAATTTATCAGTATGCTTTTTGTAACATGCAAAACAAGTTTAGAAAAACCTAGAGGCATGATTGCATGACTTGAAATGACATTGCATTTCTAGGCCTAAGTCTCATAATATATTGAGCATGTCACGAGATAGGTTGAACAAAATTGTGTGAATATGCATTTTTTAGGTGCATGTCGCGAGACATGGGGGACTAAGTCTCGAGACATGCAAGTCAATAGTCAAAATCTGGTTTCAGGGGTCACAAGTCTAAAGACATGGACCCTGTGTCTCGAAACATCCTTCCTTGTTTTGGAATTTTGGCCTGGGATTCGAAACGTGTCCCCTTATTTGATCGTATTTAACCCTAAAACATTATATTAGGGCATTTGATCTTtattgtcatttatagtgatatGTTAATGCCTAAAATGATTTTTGTTTGACTTTAAACTTGTTTTAAATGTATTAGTGATTGTTTGAGTTGCTTCAGCAACATATGTGATGCTTTATATTCGATCGTCTTCTGAACCAAGCGTAGAGTTCTCATTTGAATCAATTATAGGATCCTATAAAGACTCTTCAAGTTTCCACATCAAGGGGAAGATCTCACTTAAAGAATAAAGTTTAAGGAAGATTCAtttcatgtttaaaaactttatCTATTATCTTATgttgaaaaaagaaaagataagATGGTTGAAAGAAGGCCCCATGTTTCAAATCGAATATAAGGCTATTGAACCTTATATCAAGGGTTATGGTTGAATGGTTTGATATAGAGATTAGGCATAATATTTTGAGAGAAAATATTGTTCATATTGGGAATTAATATGTAAGAGTTCTTCTATCATTATCAGATAATTATGAAAAGCACTTACTAAGTGATTGAGAGAGCAAAGTGTACGAATCAAACTAGATCATACAAGGTGAGGCTGCAACTTAGTGAAATGGGTTGGGCTCAAGTCATTATTCTTTGTACTATAAAGATTTTAGTGGTTTGGTTCACTAAACAAAGCTCCACAGAAGTAAATTAAATCCAAATAGCATAAACATTTCTTATATTGCTATTTTATTGTAGTTGTGTTATTCGTTGTGCCGACAACTCTTCCCAGAACTAAGACAAACAAATTTTTAAGTTGTTTTTAGAAGCCTATAATTTTAGGGATATAAATCAAATTAGATTTATACGAAATGATTAAATAATTGTGGGGGTGGTTGCTGCGTTTTATTTATTGTGTTCAATCTATATTTTTGTTATGTTGGTACAGATTATGACTTTTGCTTTGAATTTTGCCCTATTGCCCTGCATCTTATCTTTGTTTGGAAAGATTCATGTACTTTCCTTGACCCGAATAAATGTTGGTTGATCATTTCACATGTTGTGCTTTGTATACGTGTTCTTTACTATTGTAGCTTTGTGAAAAGATTGTAGATTATTTTTTGTTGGTAGGTAAAATTCATATCCATGCCAAGAGTGCTTTTTGGTTGCATTTTTCTTGATGTGATTGAATCATGGAGGTTTACAACTTTTTCTTAATGATTGGAACATTCACAAAAAGCATGGAGTGTATTAGTTATGAAAGATGAACCTATTCTGCTCTATTTATTTTATCTCAATGAGAATGAAAACTTATATGTACGTATAATATTTTGtagattttagatttttttaaaatcagATTTATAATAAAACATGAATTAGTATTAATTACAAAAGATATATTTTGTAATTcaagtaatttaaaattttgaagtgCTTTAAAATTCAAATCTTAATTTGGTGATGAGTTTTATGCTTGGACATGagattcattttatatatattatctttattgtagtatttttttacaatttatagaaaatatttatttctataaaAGTTGTTAAAATCTTAAAATTAGATGAAAATTGAAATAAAACTTGAATTATCCAAATAATGAATTTGAATggatttaaatttagaatttaaatattttaattccaaaataaagaatctaaaaatcataagaagctctcaaacttaaaaaaaaaaaaattaactctcttctctctttttttcttacACTTAATCAGTTACTTGAGTTTTCAAAATGTATCAAAAAGGCCCTTAATTTTTTTCGAAAAAAGCATTTAAGCTCCActtttttcactcaattgagtACTTAAACtgtcaaaatgcataaaaaaaccctcaaactttttcaaaaaaagcaattaagtccCTACTTTTTTTTTGGCACTCAATTGGTACTTTAACAATTAACCATTAGAGTTAATTGTCcttaattttttcaattaaagccACAACATGTCATAATCACGGTGTGACatgcaaaaaatataaaaataaatatcaataaaagttataaaatttattaaattttaataaaaatataaaattatttaaattttattaaaatttagaaaatatatataaatcgtaaaaatataaaaaattgtaaaattttataaaataataaaattataaaatgcttcAAAAAACTctttaactattaactttaacACTTTAAATACCTTCAGCTTTTTTCAATTAAAACCATTACGTGTCACAACACAATATGACATGTgatgaaaaatgataaaaaataaaattcaaataaagttatagaaaaattataaaatgattcttttagtacaataatttttataattttttacaaattttatatttctttacatttttataattttcttatgactttattaaattttataaaaaattatatttttattaaaatcaataattttattacttttattaatttttattttttatattttttccgCATGTCACGTTGTGGTTGTATGAGGACAAAAAAagccttattttttttttttgaaaaagtttgattaGCTTTTTAACGCATTTTGAAAATTATTAGGTGTAAAAGAAAAAAACACAAAagcgtaattttttttttttaaatttaaggggtttttacattttaattcaaATCATAAATATGAAAATCatcaatttcaaataaaaattttaaaatctaaatatTAGCTACAACAGTTATGGGAACATATATATGTTGTAAATTTGTTCATTGCCGGACACAGTATTTCCATAAAACTACAAAAATCTCCAAAATGAAAAATTGAAGTATGAAAATTACGAATTGGCCTTTTTATTGATCAAACAAAATCTCTAAACAAGAGAACCAATTTGCAGAGATTATTAGCATAATACCAAGCTGTTCTCAAAATTAAGTAGGAACTAAAGAACCAGGCTTCACTCCAAATTGCTTTGTTAATATGGAAGCAAGgatatgataataaataaaaCTGGAAATGGAACATGATGACACTTACACTGTTATTTTCCTCAGGTTATTTCTTCACCTTGCAGAAGCACATATGGATTGCTGATTATATAGCCCAGTGACTACATTAGTAAGCTGCTGCCTGTTTTTCCGCCGTTTCTTTACAACTGTAAAGCCTTCGCCATCTCCgggtttctttttattttcatccaacGCTTTTGGTTCTTCATTGCTACCGGATTGAGAATCCAAGTCCTTTCCTTCATTCCCatatagaaattttattattGCAGTGTCTCTTGTAACTGCATCCGAAGAGTTTTGGGAATGGTTGAGCCTTTTGTCATTGATTAAAGCCTCACATGCACCATCCATGTTCTGCTTGGCGGACCGGACAATGAAGCTAAGCAAAATCTGCCTTGCGAGCTCAGATTTCTCCTCCGCGCTGCTCTTTTTTGGATTAGAACCGTTAACTTCCCTACTCGACTTCTTATCAACTTCCTTCACTTCTGTGTTCATAGCTTCTTCAGAGACACTCAAATCACCAGTTCCAGTCATTTGCCAAATTTTGCTTGGAACGAACGCAGGTGCATGAGGGTTCATAACTCTCGGAGATCCAAATCCATTTTGTTCCAAAATAGGAGTTTGGTATCTAAGAAAGCTACCGTAAGAATTATTGTTTGTGTAAAACAATGTCGACCTTGGCCCGCAAGGAACTCGAGCAGCAACTGGAGGTACAACAGGCTCAGCAAGCATGCCTTGACTAGCtgttacatcataaacacatgtAACAGAAACTGAGTTTAACGGGTGATAGAGTGCTCCGGGATTGAATGGTTCAGCTGATGCCGATAGCTTACTCCCTTTTGCTTCTAAACCTTTTTCCTGACTACAAGAAGACACCTTATCAATTTCAGGAGCAGTTTCTTCCGACTGACTTTCAGTATCATGAGTTCCTTCAGTTTCATCATTGTCATCCACTACATCATCGACAACAGAGATGTTGTTCCCATCCTCTACATTTGCTGTCTCGGCGCACATTGACTGTTCCATTTTTCCCTCACTTGGTTCCAATAATGGCTTTAGAACTGTACCTGGAGGTGCCGCAGCTACTTCTTTGTAAGAAAGTGATTTTGAAGCAATGGCACTAAGATTTGCTGAAGGGGAGGAACCTCTGGAAACAGAAGCAGGTAAACCAATTGAAATCCCTCTAGGATTCAAGCTGGAAGACTTAGATTGCTTTACTGTTTGCATTTCCTTTATAATGTTCTTCGGGACAGTTTTTCCTGCTGGTGAGATAATGTCTCGCCTACTCCCACTCTCTCTACCATTTGAATATTCACAACCATTCACCTTTAGCTTTGCAAAAACTGGTTTCTTCCTTCCATACTTCTTTCCAGTGGCATTTCCTGACCGACCTTTCGAATTGGCTTCTTGCCACCCTTCATCTGAAGTTGTATCTTCAACAACTTCAGTTGTAACAGTTGGCTCAATACTATAAATATTATCGGTTTCTTCTGGTTCTTCGGGATGAATAGAAGACAGGGTACCTATTTCATTAATATCCACAGTTGCCGTAGCTTTATCTGTTGCATCAACAAACACAGCACCATCTGTTTGTAAGTTGTTACGTGTATCATGGGTTTTATCACTAATCTGTAACACCTGCCAAGTTAGAAAAAAAAATGTCAATGTTATATGTCAAGCAGCATAAAGAACAATGAGATAATGGAAATCCGTATCTATAGTAATGACTGGATCTGCATGGAACATCAAGATAAGCAAGTGAGCCAATTTAGAAGGATATACTAATAAGAGAGATTAGAACAAGAAAGTTTTTGAAAACTTCAAAGGCAACCTCatcttcagtcaacaaagttctGATGGCCATTAAAGAATGGTCAAGCTAATCAGAGTTTGTTGTTTGCTCTTGGAGATTTTTTAAAACAATGGTCTTATTGAATTTCTGACAAGGGAACATTTTTATGTTAGCACCTCAAAACTGTAGTATCTTATTTTGGAGTTAAAAATAGCTATGTTGATCCAACTCTTAATTTTTCTTTCAAATACTCATGTTCGACTTGGGTATGGGGGAAAAACTGAACATACTCGTGTCGAATATATACATGTATCTGACACTCACACCAAGTTCAAGTAACATAGAGAAACGGTGCTTTGTGCTGTTATAAGTGGAGGGTCACATTACATAAGCTGAAACAAAATCATAGATGAtatcatgatttttttttaagaGTTATGCGAAACATGGTCTGAAACTATCAAGTACCTTGGAACGCCGCTGCTTCCTCTGCACATCGCTTCCTTTAGAATCTTGATCGGGACTAATGTAATTGAGGAGATCTGATACACTGCAACAAACGGTCACAGGTTTTTGTGCTGCAAGAAATGATGATATAATTGAATAACTAGTAATTTGGATATACCATATTAATACCTAAGATGACCTTTGCTTGCAATTGATGCATCTGGCTTCGGAGTTCCAGTTCGTGCTGCTTCTTGCTGTTCTAGAGCTTTTGATTCAAAATATTCAAGCCAGGCAGCAGCATCCTGCAAAAGGAAAGCAGTTCATAAACAGTTTAATAATGTTAATCAGCCAACAAAAAGTGCTTCAATCTTTTCGATTTCTGATCTCAATAGAACCCTCATCTAACAGAATGCACAAAGAAGCATAAAATTGCCTAGCCAAGTGGTATAGACAGTCATGACCAGCGTATTTACCTGGGTACGAAGGTCATCTGGTCCGAGTTTTGCTTGAAGTATCTTGAGTGTAGTTTGCTCATGTTGCACACTTAATGAATAAGCTTCCATCAATGAAAGAGCAATGGCAATAGCATGATAGCTTGCGGCAGTCTGTCATGGGAggaaatcacaaaaaaaaaaaaagatccaaCTATGAGAAAATTAGACACGTATGTACGATCTCATTGAACAAACAACAAAGATGAGACAGACCTGTATGTGATCAGCTCCAAGCAGTCTCTGGTTGCACTTAAGAGCTTCATGTAGATATCTAAGAGCAACATGAACATTTCCCATGCCTTCTTCCATCATAGCCACATTTATATATGTTGCGGCAGTGTTAGGGTGAGACAATCCACAAGTAAAATGAAGAAGGAATAAGGCACGGTTTACATATCTGCGAAAAATGTAATAAGTTTGTCAAGAGTGTAAAAATCGAAAGCAAAATAAACAACACATACTCCAAAAGAGTATATCATCATCAAGCAAGAAAAGGGCATCACTCTTAGCAGTGCGAGAGCTGTGAGCCTTTTAGCAAATTAAATGCAATCTAAACCACAAAAGATCCCGACTCACTTCAAAGCCATTTCCATGTGTTGGAGCCGATAATAGAATACAGAAAGATCCCCATAGCTTTTCATGGTATCTGGATGGTCAAGACCAAGCTCCCTCTCATTAATATCCAAAGCTTTCTGTTGATATACGGCTGCCTAAACAGCAAGAAACAATTTACATTAGATATATTTCCCATTATGTCCAGTTAAATTTGatagaaaaatattattttcagatAACATGATAATATATTATCTGAATCCTTAGCTTGCTAAGTAAACAGTATCTCGGAGACTGAGAGGTGAATTCATTTTCATACATCTTAATCTGAAATATAGCAGAAGGTTTTGATACCTGATTGAAATCTCCAGTATGGTAGAGAACAACAGCAAGAAGACTGTAAGCACTTGCAGTAGTTCGATGATAAGGACCGCATACAGCTATCATCTTTGTCAATGCCTTGAAAAGCAAGTATCACATAACATAAGACCAATTGAAGTTCTATTTAGTAACATTGCATCCCTTCACAATGTAGgataaaggaagagaaaataaAGAGAGGAATGAGAAGGAAAAGGGCTACTTTGTTATTTTTCATCATTTCCTCTGTTGCTTGATGTAATTAGTTAAAATGCATGCTAACATTTACATACTACAAATTTATCACATTCGCTCTATCTGTGGTTAATTAACAGAAGGGAAAAAAAAGGTTAAACATTAACTGTAAGCTTAACTCATTAATATATAAAAAGCACGGAAAGGAGATAAGTCCTTTCaataaaaataagagaaaaatagGAATAGTGAAGGGATCAGTTATTGATTAGATAGACACCAACTCAGTTACAGAAAGTGATATAATTTTTACATATCCTTTCTGTTTCAATTGCTTTCCTCAAATTTTTAACCAAATgagaaaatataaaagaaaagaagataaaAATTATATCACTTTCTCTTACCCTTCACCAAACATAGGGCATAAATAAATGCAAAGTGTAACTGCATGGGAAAATACCTTTGTCCCATAGTTAACCGCATCCTCTAGTTTTCCTTTGTCAAGAGCAATCTTGGATGACTCCAACAATGTTCTGCCATCAGCAGAAGAGCATCCTACATGCTGTAAATCATTACAGGCAGAGTCTGGTTATGGTGAATCCATAACAAGCTGGTCCATTTAGATAATAACAATCTTGaaacaaaatatacatatatggaTATAGATATGAATATAGCTATAATGGGAAAGTAATGAAAAAGAGATCCACCTTACAAACAGGATACATGCTAATAATATCACAACTTCTGAACGGTTCTTGGCATTCCATATCATAATCTCTAGGAACCAACTCTAGACCAATCTGGGAAAAAAATATAAGTAAAACTCAGCATCTGTCATCTGATGAACTCAGCAGCTGAAAGATATCAACAAGAAATAGTACCTTATAGCAAAGTCCGCGAAGAACAGAAAGTTTCCTTAAATGTTGGAATTCATCTTTCAGTTTCCAACCGAATTTTGCTCCAAGGAACTTTCTTAACCACGTCAGTTTGAGAAAATAGTCATCATTTGCACTTGAGGCATTAACATCCACTCCGCAACTTCCAAGTAAGAAATTCAGGGTTGAAGCTATAACCACAGGTAAATCCTCAATTTTCTCAACTGATGCCACAACTGCTTTCACTACATGCTTGAAAGCTCGAGTAATCATCTCATGGATGCAAAGTGATTGTATGTGAGGAAGCTTCTCAGAAAGTTCAACCTGACTTGTACAATGATAATAAGAGTCAACAAAAACAAGGAACCGTACTTCTAAGCATGTACTTTATGTAATTTTTCATGAATAAAACTACATTTATTAGGAAGTCAGAGAGTATTACTTGAAAACTATCCTAGTGCCAATAAGAAAGGATTTAAGATAACCAATAATCACTTTCGCAAAAGGATTCAAGAGGACTGATTTTTTTGAGAGTTTCCTCACCACACGACCCAAAGAGTGCATCTGTAATCCCCTTAAATGCATGAAGTCAGTTAGCGTACGACCATCAACGGGAGAAAGTTCAAGCGATCCAAAATCTGTTACCTAATGAAGTAAAAAGTTTGTCCATGAACTGTGCATTAAACCCAAAAAGTATGTCTTAAAAGATAATAGCTTGGGCTATTGAATAGTACCAGCTTTGGTAAAGCAATGTCATCATAATACTTGCATGCCATCTTAATAAGCTCCTCAGCTGACTGTTGCGAACAGCAAACTTAAAAGATTG harbors:
- the LOC108486087 gene encoding protein REDUCED CHLOROPLAST COVERAGE 3 isoform X2 translates to MVTLKPCLLKMVEEEYAEEAEAVAHVRRLVDIVACTSRFSRPKRPRSQSSSAPSDSKAKKVNRPNNYALPPAPSDGGTTPIPENLDMAAIHPTPKLSEFYDFFSFSYLSPPILNLRKCDPKDVEGWRDGDYFVMQIKICNGKLIQVVASIKGFYTVGKHFFKSHSLLDLLQNLSQAFANAYESLMKAFVGHNKFGNLPYGFRANTWLVPPPVAECPANFPSFPSEDEEWGGNGGGQGRNGEYDLRPWATDFSILASLPCKTEEERIIRDRKAFLLHSQFIDVSIFKAVAAIQHVMNSRLNVKGHPDSVLHEHRTGDLSILVKHDSEDVKLECGVKVAGHQSSGMTTSETARRNLLKGITADENVVVHDTSALGTVIVRHCGYTAIVSVVGDVKKEKSGARDIEIDDQPDGGANALNINSLRVLLHKSSPAEVTGGGQSNQSNLIDSKSSRYLVQRVIKENLTKLEENSAAPERTIRWELGSCWVQYLQKQETSTDATSKGLANDQEAEAAVKGLGKQFKFLKKRDKKPSNISSTVEKEDNDSELCSEDVKSNLGQESNVELSSEMELKHLISKEAFSRLEQSGTGLHLKSAEELIKMACKYYDDIALPKLVTDFGSLELSPVDGRTLTDFMHLRGLQMHSLGRVVELSEKLPHIQSLCIHEMITRAFKHVVKAVVASVEKIEDLPVVIASTLNFLLGSCGVDVNASSANDDYFLKLTWLRKFLGAKFGWKLKDEFQHLRKLSVLRGLCYKIGLELVPRDYDMECQEPFRSCDIISMYPVCKHVGCSSADGRTLLESSKIALDKGKLEDAVNYGTKALTKMIAVCGPYHRTTASAYSLLAVVLYHTGDFNQAAVYQQKALDINERELGLDHPDTMKSYGDLSVFYYRLQHMEMALKYVNRALFLLHFTCGLSHPNTAATYINVAMMEEGMGNVHVALRYLHEALKCNQRLLGADHIQTAASYHAIAIALSLMEAYSLSVQHEQTTLKILQAKLGPDDLRTQDAAAWLEYFESKALEQQEAARTGTPKPDASIASKGHLSVSDLLNYISPDQDSKGSDVQRKQRRSKVLQISDKTHDTRNNLQTDGAVFVDATDKATATVDINEIGTLSSIHPEEPEETDNIYSIEPTVTTEVVEDTTSDEGWQEANSKGRSGNATGKKYGRKKPVFAKLKVNGCEYSNGRESGSRRDIISPAGKTVPKNIIKEMQTVKQSKSSSLNPRGISIGLPASVSRGSSPSANLSAIASKSLSYKEVAAAPPGTVLKPLLEPSEGKMEQSMCAETANVEDGNNISVVDDVVDDNDETEGTHDTESQSEETAPEIDKVSSCSQEKGLEAKGSKLSASAEPFNPGALYHPLNSVSVTCVYDVTASQGMLAEPVVPPVAARVPCGPRSTLFYTNNNSYGSFLRYQTPILEQNGFGSPRVMNPHAPAFVPSKIWQMTGTGDLSVSEEAMNTEVKEVDKKSSREVNGSNPKKSSAEEKSELARQILLSFIVRSAKQNMDGACEALINDKRLNHSQNSSDAVTRDTAIIKFLYGNEGKDLDSQSGSNEEPKALDENKKKPGDGEGFTVVKKRRKNRQQLTNVVTGLYNQQSICASAR